The following are encoded in a window of Castanea sativa cultivar Marrone di Chiusa Pesio chromosome 9, ASM4071231v1 genomic DNA:
- the LOC142610034 gene encoding uncharacterized protein LOC142610034 encodes MENNLLTSVHQRKPTKKAKQPKKNNNNNPIKVVYISNPMKVKTSASQFRALVQELTGQNSELPDPTKFSNKYEHVGGHQHQTAPDPMINDDSKMDGGDDDDDDHSQQEEVPAVDPSTSQEQPESSSSQFEPYDDVFTPQMIENLSGLLPNTVFYI; translated from the coding sequence ATGGAAAACAACCTACTAACAAGTGTGCACCAAAGAAAACCAACCAAGAAAGCCAAGCAACCcaagaaaaacaacaacaacaaccccaTCAAAGTTGTGTACATATCCAACCCTATGAAGGTCAAGACCAGTGCTTCACAATTCAGGGCCTTGGTTCAAGAACTCACTGGCCAAAATTCTGAATTGCCCGACCCCACAAAGTTTTCAAACAAATATGAACATGTCGGTGGCCACCAGCATCAAACGGCTCCCGATCCCATGATTAATGATGACAGTAAGATggatggtggtgatgatgatgatgatgatcattCACAACAAGAGGAGGTGCCTGCAGTGGATCCCAGTACTAGTCAAGAACAGCCCGAGAGTTCAAGCTCTCAGTTTGAGCCGTACGATGATGTTTTCACTCCCCAGATGATTGAAAATTTGTCTGGTTTGTTGCCCAATACTGTATTCTATATATGA